In Bacteroidia bacterium, the sequence ATGATTTACTTCGCAAACATCAAGAATTAATTAACTCAACACAATAGGCTTTTTACCCTATATAGGAATCGTAGGCAATAAGATGACACCTCGTCTTAAACACTCCTTATAAGCCGCTAATAAAGTATGCTTTCTTGTCTTTTTCAATACGCTTTCCCTATGCCTTTTACAAGTATTAGGAGAAATTCCAAGCATATCAGCAGTTTGCTCAATACTAAAATCCTCCGACAAATACTCCAACACCGCCAACTCGGTTTGGGTCAATTGAATAATATGAATCGAGGCATCCATAAACTTTGGCAATTTTAAGAATTATTTTAGAATT encodes:
- a CDS encoding LuxR C-terminal-related transcriptional regulator, with amino-acid sequence MDASIHIIQLTQTELAVLEYLSEDFSIEQTADMLGISPNTCKRHRESVLKKTRKHTLLAAYKECLRRGVILLPTIPI